One Thalassotalea sediminis DNA segment encodes these proteins:
- a CDS encoding EAL domain-containing protein has protein sequence MRDTSQNNKESGNKLATNLGIAVPQFTLEQVLSAIEKDQFYLVAQAQVDLESFELVGFEFLARWHHPEYGDLLPYHFIPLLEKEKQCHVLTLHLFERVLTLLSSIQGVAPDIHFSLNISANDLCREKFANHIIRIANAYEVDMSKIVLEVTETAGIFGENSVNNLQKLHEYGILLAVDDFWTGFSTLETIRLGVFSEIKIDYSLTSQLINDKTSMAGVNSILQLSSDLGMRCVVEGIETCMVRSVLLEAGAVHGQGFLFSKGVKEDALANWIEGYTNNKSNNPCNQLCLPFTQNERFQLEARPHPSWIWDFENNSIKWANRSALEFWQASSKKELEERDFSGMSYLVKTRLQSYQRRLQAGEEEISSEWDFFPSGDAKKVLCMQLPRIDESSGKLVMLVNAFEGFQSRLPPRKHIESSNKFPVPFIVVDEDGKLLRINKHAHIEINIETDHITEFMSQQDFDSIKHSCGLGQLVQRFTKFDRIQGHNYLYIRAVMIPDKNEHGRNIYHIVAIPVSELITQGMPDVSD, from the coding sequence ATGCGAGATACCAGTCAAAATAATAAAGAAAGTGGCAATAAATTAGCGACAAACTTAGGGATAGCAGTGCCTCAATTTACTCTGGAGCAAGTGTTAAGTGCTATAGAAAAAGACCAATTTTATTTAGTTGCGCAAGCACAAGTAGATTTGGAAAGTTTCGAATTGGTTGGGTTTGAGTTTTTGGCACGCTGGCACCATCCTGAATATGGTGATTTATTACCGTACCATTTTATCCCTTTGTTAGAAAAAGAAAAACAATGTCATGTTCTGACACTCCACTTATTTGAACGAGTTTTAACGCTGCTCTCTAGTATTCAGGGAGTTGCTCCTGACATACACTTTTCGTTAAATATTTCGGCTAACGATTTATGTCGAGAAAAATTCGCAAATCATATTATTCGTATTGCTAACGCATATGAAGTTGATATGAGTAAAATTGTTTTAGAAGTAACAGAAACCGCAGGGATCTTTGGTGAAAATAGTGTCAATAATCTGCAAAAATTACATGAGTACGGTATTTTACTTGCCGTGGATGATTTTTGGACCGGCTTTTCTACACTCGAAACGATAAGATTAGGAGTATTCTCCGAGATCAAAATTGATTATTCGTTAACGTCTCAATTGATTAACGATAAAACCAGTATGGCGGGCGTAAATTCAATCTTACAATTAAGTAGTGATTTAGGTATGCGTTGTGTGGTTGAGGGCATAGAAACCTGTATGGTGCGTTCTGTATTGCTTGAAGCTGGCGCTGTTCATGGACAAGGTTTTTTGTTCAGTAAGGGAGTTAAAGAGGATGCATTAGCCAACTGGATTGAAGGCTATACGAACAATAAGAGTAACAATCCTTGTAATCAATTATGCCTTCCTTTTACGCAAAACGAACGATTTCAACTAGAGGCACGACCACACCCTTCTTGGATCTGGGATTTTGAAAATAACAGCATTAAATGGGCAAACAGAAGTGCGTTAGAATTTTGGCAGGCATCTTCAAAAAAAGAATTAGAAGAGCGTGATTTTTCAGGCATGAGTTACTTGGTAAAAACACGGCTACAAAGTTACCAAAGAAGGTTGCAAGCTGGTGAAGAAGAAATTAGCTCAGAGTGGGACTTTTTTCCAAGTGGTGACGCGAAAAAAGTATTATGTATGCAGTTACCGCGAATCGATGAATCATCAGGCAAGTTAGTAATGTTAGTCAATGCGTTTGAAGGGTTTCAATCGCGATTACCTCCACGAAAACATATCGAATCTTCGAATAAGTTTCCTGTACCATTTATTGTTGTAGATGAAGACGGTAAGTTATTACGGATCAATAAACATGCGCATATTGAAATAAATATTGAGACAGATCACATCACTGAATTTATGTCGCAGCAGGATTTTGATTCAATCAAACATAGTTGTGGACTTGGTCAGTTAGTACAGCGCTTTACTAAATTTGATCGAATACAAGGGCATAATTACTTATATATTCGTGCGGTAATGATACCAGATAAGAATGAACATGGTCGTAATATATATCACATTGTCGCAATACCTGTATCTGAACTCATTACGCAAGGCATGCCAGACGTTAGTGATTAA
- a CDS encoding GNAT family N-acetyltransferase, with product MRTKTNGISNEVIATVTLLAIWLQSQGLGLGLGKMLVKQAAVWAIARDCRLLHLEVFDNNTYAKGFYQNLGVKSKILNMIKPI from the coding sequence GTGCGAACAAAAACTAATGGCATCTCTAACGAGGTAATTGCAACCGTAACGTTGTTGGCGATTTGGCTGCAATCGCAAGGCTTAGGATTAGGATTAGGGAAAATGCTAGTGAAGCAAGCTGCAGTCTGGGCAATAGCGCGCGACTGTCGATTATTACACTTAGAAGTTTTTGACAATAACACCTATGCCAAAGGCTTTTATCAAAACTTAGGGGTTAAATCTAAAATACTTAATATGATCAAACCTATATAA
- a CDS encoding CoA transferase subunit B: MALTREQMAKRVAQELQDGFYVNLGIGIPTLVANYVPDNMEVMLQSENGLLGMGQFPTEDEIDADLINAGKQTVTVVKGASIFSSAESFAMIRGGHVDLTVLGAFEVDVHGNIASYMIPGKLIKGMGGAMDLVAGADNIIVTMTHASKHGESKLLANCTLPLTGKGCIKKVLTDLAYLEIIDGKFHLLEYAPGVSIEQIQSLTQGELVVSDQVKEMQL; the protein is encoded by the coding sequence ATGGCATTAACGCGAGAACAAATGGCAAAACGTGTTGCACAAGAGTTACAAGATGGCTTTTATGTAAATTTAGGTATTGGCATTCCAACCTTGGTGGCAAACTACGTACCAGACAATATGGAAGTGATGTTACAATCGGAAAACGGCTTGCTAGGTATGGGACAATTTCCTACGGAAGATGAAATTGACGCTGATCTTATCAATGCAGGTAAGCAAACGGTAACAGTGGTAAAAGGCGCATCAATATTTTCGAGTGCTGAATCCTTTGCCATGATCCGTGGTGGTCATGTTGATTTAACGGTATTAGGGGCGTTTGAAGTTGATGTTCACGGTAATATCGCCTCTTATATGATCCCTGGAAAATTAATTAAGGGGATGGGCGGTGCGATGGATTTAGTCGCTGGTGCTGACAATATCATCGTAACTATGACACATGCGTCAAAGCATGGTGAATCTAAATTACTGGCTAATTGCACGTTACCGCTAACCGGTAAAGGTTGTATCAAAAAGGTATTAACGGATTTAGCCTACCTTGAAATTATTGATGGAAAATTCCACTTACTTGAATATGCACCGGGTGTGTCGATTGAACAAATTCAATCGTTAACACAAGGCGAGTTAGTTGTAAGTGATCAGGTAAAGGAAATGCAATTGTAG
- a CDS encoding CoA transferase subunit A yields the protein MSGFNKVVASYEEAMAGLEDNMTIIAGGFGLCGIPENLINEIKRQGTTGLTVVSNNCGVDGFGLGVLLADRQISKIVASYVGENAEFERQMLNGELTVELTPQGTLAEKMRAGGAGIPAFFTATGYGTPVGDGKEVREFNGRPYIMEESITGDFAIVKAWKADTYGNLVYRKTARNFNPMAATAGKITVVEVEEIVPAGELDPDEIHTPGIYVDRLIQGQFEKRIEQRTVRQG from the coding sequence ATGTCTGGATTTAATAAAGTGGTCGCTAGCTACGAAGAAGCCATGGCTGGCCTTGAAGATAATATGACCATTATCGCTGGTGGTTTTGGCTTATGTGGTATTCCTGAAAACTTAATCAATGAAATTAAGCGACAAGGTACTACAGGTTTAACCGTCGTTTCGAACAATTGTGGCGTAGATGGTTTTGGCTTAGGCGTTTTGTTAGCAGATCGTCAAATTAGTAAAATTGTGGCTTCTTATGTAGGAGAAAATGCCGAGTTTGAGCGACAAATGCTAAATGGTGAGTTAACGGTTGAATTGACACCTCAAGGCACACTTGCAGAAAAGATGCGTGCTGGTGGTGCGGGGATACCTGCATTTTTTACTGCAACTGGTTATGGAACACCTGTCGGTGACGGAAAAGAAGTACGTGAATTTAATGGTCGCCCTTACATTATGGAAGAAAGTATTACCGGTGATTTTGCCATTGTTAAAGCTTGGAAAGCCGATACTTATGGTAATTTGGTTTATCGCAAAACAGCCCGTAACTTTAACCCCATGGCGGCAACAGCAGGGAAAATTACTGTGGTAGAGGTAGAAGAGATTGTACCTGCAGGCGAGTTAGATCCGGATGAGATCCATACACCAGGAATTTATGTTGATCGACTAATTCAAGGACAATTTGAAAAACGCATTGAACAACGCACCGTTAGGCAAGGGTAG
- a CDS encoding 3-hydroxybutyrate dehydrogenase, with the protein MKNKSVLITGAASGIGFNIAQQLANLGANVIITDVSEEAVQKAQQAFAAQGIAVKAFKLDVTSDTDIEQLMTSLNGTPIDVLVNNAGIQHVSRLEEFPMNVWQKIVDVLLTGPARTCKAVLPRMREQGFGRIINIGSIHGLVASPYKSAYVAAKHGLIGFSKVIALETSDCDITINTICPAYVKTPLVEKQIADQAKEHGISEDEVIEKIMLAPMPKKSFIDMEEIAATVQFLASNEAKNMTGQALVLDGGWTVK; encoded by the coding sequence ATGAAAAATAAATCTGTATTAATTACAGGTGCTGCTAGTGGTATTGGGTTTAATATTGCTCAGCAATTAGCGAACTTAGGTGCCAATGTGATCATCACCGATGTAAGTGAAGAAGCTGTACAAAAAGCGCAACAAGCTTTTGCAGCACAAGGCATTGCTGTTAAAGCATTTAAACTTGATGTCACCAGTGATACTGATATTGAACAACTAATGACGTCGCTTAATGGCACACCCATTGATGTACTAGTCAACAATGCCGGAATTCAGCATGTTTCACGACTAGAAGAATTTCCAATGAACGTTTGGCAAAAGATAGTTGACGTGTTACTCACCGGGCCTGCTAGAACGTGTAAAGCTGTGTTACCTAGAATGCGAGAACAAGGCTTTGGTCGAATTATTAATATTGGCTCAATTCATGGGTTGGTGGCGTCGCCCTATAAGTCCGCTTATGTCGCTGCAAAGCACGGTTTAATTGGTTTTTCTAAGGTAATAGCGTTAGAAACGAGTGATTGTGATATTACCATCAATACGATTTGTCCTGCCTATGTAAAAACGCCCTTAGTCGAAAAGCAAATTGCCGATCAAGCAAAAGAACATGGCATTAGCGAAGATGAGGTGATTGAAAAAATAATGTTGGCACCAATGCCGAAAAAATCGTTTATTGACATGGAAGAAATCGCTGCAACAGTGCAATTTCTTGCCAGTAATGAAGCAAAAAATATGACCGGCCAAGCGCTTGTGCTTGATGGCGGTTGGACGGTGAAATAG
- a CDS encoding E22 family MetX-like putative esterase: MNFRFYVCTFLLVCSCALSAADLMVEKQKFTLDNFTTFNGKTIKQVNVGWEAYGTLNEEKSNAILITHYFTGNSHAAGKYTKQDAMPGYWDSIIGPGKAIDTDKYYVISSDTLVNASAFDKNVITTGPASINPDTGKPYGLSFPVVTIRDFVNVQKALVESLGIKKLHAVVGASMGSMQSLEWAVTYPDMVERMVSVIGLGQSDAWLVAGLEKWAAPIKQDPLWNNGDYYQGTAPNTGLMLSLATITQEAMHPAIFNASNPKHQNIIDGALNDINATFPVVDWLYGAAKARVNSMDANHILYLVRASQLFIAGHNNDLAASLAKVKAKSLFLPATNDLLLYPEMAKKAHDLIGENSHYEEINGMWGHLDGLFTISQKAKVLSDFLAE, encoded by the coding sequence ATGAACTTTAGATTTTATGTTTGTACATTCTTGCTTGTTTGCTCCTGTGCTCTATCTGCAGCGGATCTTATGGTTGAAAAGCAAAAGTTTACACTTGATAACTTTACTACGTTTAATGGCAAAACAATTAAGCAGGTGAATGTAGGATGGGAAGCTTATGGCACCCTTAATGAAGAAAAGTCTAATGCCATTTTAATCACGCATTACTTTACAGGAAATTCACATGCCGCAGGCAAATACACTAAACAAGATGCGATGCCCGGGTATTGGGACAGTATTATCGGACCAGGCAAAGCCATTGATACTGATAAGTATTATGTTATTAGCTCTGATACTTTAGTCAATGCAAGTGCATTTGATAAGAACGTTATAACTACAGGGCCTGCAAGTATAAACCCTGATACAGGTAAACCTTATGGATTATCTTTTCCTGTTGTCACTATTCGTGACTTTGTCAATGTACAAAAAGCGTTAGTGGAAAGCTTAGGAATTAAAAAGTTGCATGCTGTTGTTGGTGCATCGATGGGGTCAATGCAGTCGCTCGAATGGGCGGTTACATATCCTGATATGGTTGAGCGTATGGTTTCTGTGATTGGATTAGGTCAATCTGATGCTTGGCTTGTTGCTGGACTTGAAAAATGGGCAGCGCCAATTAAACAAGATCCCTTGTGGAATAATGGCGATTATTATCAGGGAACAGCTCCTAATACTGGGTTAATGCTCTCTTTAGCTACCATTACACAAGAAGCAATGCACCCCGCTATTTTTAACGCCTCTAACCCTAAACATCAAAACATCATTGATGGTGCGCTAAACGATATTAACGCGACTTTTCCTGTCGTTGATTGGTTATACGGTGCAGCTAAAGCACGTGTTAACTCCATGGATGCGAACCATATTTTGTATTTGGTAAGAGCAAGCCAACTTTTTATTGCAGGTCATAACAATGACTTAGCAGCAAGTTTAGCAAAAGTTAAAGCGAAATCACTATTTCTACCGGCAACAAATGACTTATTACTTTATCCAGAAATGGCGAAAAAAGCTCACGATCTTATTGGCGAAAATAGCCATTACGAAGAAATAAATGGTATGTGGGGCCACTTAGATGGTTTATTCACCATTAGTCAAAAAGCGAAAGTGTTGAGCGATTTTCTAGCAGAGTAA
- a CDS encoding GntP family permease, whose product MISMIGLVGGLVLLVILTMRGMNLFISAPLCALIVALTNGMAILTGDTHFVSTYMTGFTSFIAAWFFMFLLGSLFGKFMEDTGAADSVARYIVNKLGMKRAVFAVVAACAILTYGGVNLFVVAFSVYPMALSLFKDANLPRRFIPATLAFGSVTFTMTSAGSPEIQNWIPIKYLGTTPYAGWEVSLVVAVFMALFGYWWLNRLIRKAIANGEVFEHRDDDPEIPERDYPHPITGVIPLLVVLGLSFTLHHEFGHNALIIALAGGVLSILIINNKHFHHLANAVSDGTNGALIAIGNTAAVVGFGAVAKSTDGFQLAVDIMTQVPGNELIGAAVAVTVIAGLTGSASGGQAIALPLLAPHYLDQGVDPEQLHRVVAISSGALDTLPHNGYVVTTIRAICKETHASAYWSMFAMTGIVPLIGLILAISLFILF is encoded by the coding sequence ATGATAAGTATGATTGGCTTGGTAGGGGGGCTTGTATTGCTCGTTATCCTTACCATGCGGGGGATGAACTTATTCATCAGTGCCCCGTTGTGCGCACTGATTGTTGCGCTGACAAACGGTATGGCAATACTGACAGGGGATACACATTTTGTCAGTACATATATGACGGGCTTTACTAGTTTTATTGCCGCATGGTTTTTCATGTTTTTGCTTGGCTCTTTGTTTGGCAAATTTATGGAAGACACGGGAGCGGCAGACAGCGTTGCTCGCTATATTGTAAATAAGCTTGGTATGAAAAGAGCCGTATTTGCAGTAGTAGCAGCTTGTGCGATTTTAACATATGGCGGTGTAAATTTATTCGTAGTTGCTTTCTCTGTTTATCCTATGGCGCTTAGTTTGTTTAAGGATGCCAATCTACCTCGGCGATTTATACCCGCGACGTTGGCATTTGGTTCTGTTACTTTTACCATGACATCTGCTGGTTCGCCTGAAATCCAGAATTGGATCCCTATAAAGTATTTGGGTACAACACCTTATGCTGGCTGGGAAGTCAGTTTGGTTGTTGCAGTTTTTATGGCGTTATTTGGCTATTGGTGGCTAAATCGCCTAATTCGAAAAGCAATTGCGAATGGGGAAGTGTTTGAACATCGTGACGACGACCCAGAGATACCAGAACGTGATTATCCGCACCCAATTACCGGTGTTATTCCATTGCTAGTAGTCCTTGGCCTTTCTTTTACTTTGCATCATGAATTTGGTCACAACGCCTTAATTATCGCGTTAGCAGGCGGTGTACTCAGTATTTTGATTATTAACAATAAGCATTTTCATCATCTTGCTAATGCTGTGTCTGATGGTACCAATGGTGCTTTAATTGCCATTGGTAATACAGCCGCGGTAGTAGGTTTTGGCGCCGTGGCAAAATCAACTGACGGCTTTCAACTTGCAGTCGATATTATGACGCAAGTACCCGGAAATGAATTAATTGGCGCAGCTGTAGCAGTTACAGTTATTGCTGGTTTAACGGGCTCAGCATCTGGAGGACAAGCTATTGCGCTGCCTTTATTAGCGCCTCATTACTTAGATCAGGGCGTTGACCCCGAACAATTGCATCGTGTAGTTGCGATTAGTTCTGGTGCTTTAGATACCTTGCCACATAATGGTTACGTAGTAACAACGATACGCGCTATTTGTAAAGAAACGCATGCTAGTGCTTATTGGTCGATGTTTGCTATGACAGGGATAGTCCCTTTGATAGGCTTAATACTTGCCATTAGTTTATTTATATTATTTTAA